In the genome of Streptomyces globosus, one region contains:
- a CDS encoding GGDEF domain-containing protein, whose product MGLDGRLRAVVGLAQAMAAAAAPRDSVRAAARAARLALDGSFAAISAWERERGRLRVLVNEGERRPGEAEFPEDESYPVHDFPEIAEFLHELWAGGGGPHAWVEHAGGGRPGRRGEALRRRGRGTCVVAPIVLSGRAWGELYVARGDGLPDFDEDDAEFAGVLAAVVAAGLAQADRLEEARRLAFTDPLTGLANRRAVDMRLDEALEAHRRDGAVVSLVVCDLNGLKRVNDTLGHATGDRLLERFGSVLSLCGAMLPGALAARLGGDEFCLVSVGPPADDVVRVSEELCRRAGGLELGEGVACGVASTGDPIGPVQSSRRLFRLADAAQYKAKAARSGGPVVAGRDTAVVRLADAAARGERGERRRFRGRA is encoded by the coding sequence ATGGGACTCGACGGGCGGCTGCGAGCCGTCGTGGGCCTGGCGCAGGCCATGGCCGCCGCGGCCGCACCGCGGGACAGTGTGCGCGCCGCGGCGCGCGCCGCGCGCCTCGCGCTGGACGGCTCGTTCGCCGCGATCTCCGCCTGGGAGCGGGAGCGCGGCCGGCTGCGGGTGCTCGTCAACGAGGGGGAGCGCCGGCCCGGCGAGGCCGAGTTCCCCGAGGACGAGTCGTACCCGGTGCACGACTTCCCCGAGATCGCCGAGTTCCTGCACGAGCTGTGGGCCGGCGGCGGCGGCCCGCACGCCTGGGTCGAGCACGCCGGCGGCGGCCGCCCCGGGCGCCGCGGCGAGGCCCTGCGCCGGCGCGGGCGCGGCACCTGCGTGGTCGCGCCGATCGTGCTCAGCGGACGGGCCTGGGGCGAGCTGTACGTGGCCCGGGGCGACGGGCTGCCGGACTTCGACGAGGACGACGCCGAGTTCGCGGGCGTCCTGGCCGCCGTCGTCGCCGCCGGGCTGGCGCAGGCCGACCGGCTGGAGGAGGCCCGGCGGCTGGCCTTCACCGACCCGCTCACCGGGCTCGCCAACCGGCGGGCCGTCGACATGCGGCTCGACGAGGCGCTGGAGGCGCACCGGCGCGACGGGGCCGTCGTCAGCCTCGTCGTCTGCGACCTCAACGGGCTCAAGCGGGTCAACGACACCCTCGGCCACGCCACCGGCGACCGCCTGCTGGAACGGTTCGGCTCCGTGCTCAGCCTGTGCGGGGCCATGCTGCCCGGCGCGCTGGCCGCCCGGCTCGGGGGCGACGAGTTCTGCCTGGTCAGCGTCGGCCCGCCGGCCGACGACGTGGTGCGCGTCAGCGAGGAGCTGTGCCGGCGCGCGGGCGGCCTGGAGCTCGGCGAGGGCGTCGCCTGCGGGGTCGCCTCCACCGGCGACCCGATCGGTCCGGTGCAGTCCTCCCGCCGCCTCTTCCGGCTCGCCGACGCCGCCCAGTACAAGGCAAAGGCCGCCCGCTCCGGCGGCCCCGTCGTCGCCGGCCGCGACACCGCCGTGGTCCGCCTGGCCGACGCCGCAGCCCGCGGGGAGCGGGGCGAGCGGCGGCGGTTCCGGGGGCGGGCCTGA
- the hutH gene encoding histidine ammonia-lyase produces MHTVVVGTSGTTPEDVIAVARGNARVQLSEEALDALARARGIVDALAAKPEPVYGVSTGFGALASRHISPELRAQLQRNIVRSHAAGLGPRVEREVVRALMFLRLKTVASGHTGVRPSVAQTMADVLNAGITPVVHEYGSLGCSGDLAPLSHCALTLMGEGDAEGPDGTVRPAGELLAEAGIEPVVLREKEGLALLNGTDGMLGMLLMALADLHRLYTSADITAALTLEALLGTEKVLAPELHAIRPHPGQGASASNMAAVLKGSGLTGHYQEESAPRVQDAYSVRCAPQVAGAGRDTLAHAALVASRELASAVDNPVVLPDGRVESNGNFHGAPVAYVLDFLAIAAADLGSIAERRTDRLLDKNRSHGLPPFLAEDAGVDSGLMIAQYTQAALVSEMKRLAVPASADSIPSSAMQEDHVSMGWSAARKLRTAVDNLSRVIAIELYAATRAIELRHGLTAAPASLAAIEAARAAGIGGPGPDRFLAPDLAAADAFVRSGALVAAVEAVTGPLA; encoded by the coding sequence ATGCACACTGTCGTGGTGGGGACCTCCGGGACCACCCCCGAGGACGTCATCGCCGTCGCCCGCGGCAACGCGCGGGTCCAGCTCTCCGAAGAGGCCCTCGACGCGCTCGCCCGCGCCCGCGGGATCGTCGACGCCCTCGCCGCCAAGCCCGAGCCCGTCTACGGCGTCTCCACCGGCTTCGGCGCCCTGGCCTCCCGGCACATCAGCCCCGAGCTGCGCGCCCAGCTCCAGCGCAACATCGTCCGCTCGCACGCCGCGGGCCTCGGCCCGCGCGTCGAGCGCGAGGTCGTCCGCGCCCTGATGTTCCTGCGGCTGAAGACCGTCGCCTCGGGCCACACCGGCGTCCGCCCGTCGGTCGCGCAGACCATGGCCGACGTCCTCAACGCCGGCATCACGCCCGTCGTCCACGAGTACGGCTCGCTGGGCTGCTCCGGCGACCTCGCCCCGCTCTCGCACTGCGCGCTCACCCTGATGGGCGAAGGCGACGCCGAGGGCCCCGACGGCACCGTCCGCCCCGCCGGCGAACTCCTCGCCGAGGCCGGCATCGAGCCGGTCGTCCTCCGCGAGAAGGAGGGCCTCGCCCTCCTCAACGGCACCGACGGCATGCTCGGCATGCTCCTCATGGCCCTCGCCGACCTGCACCGGCTGTACACCTCCGCCGACATCACCGCCGCCCTGACGCTGGAGGCCCTGCTCGGCACCGAGAAGGTCCTCGCGCCCGAGCTGCACGCCATCCGCCCCCACCCCGGCCAGGGCGCCTCCGCCTCCAACATGGCGGCCGTCCTCAAGGGCTCCGGCCTCACCGGCCACTACCAGGAGGAGTCGGCGCCCCGCGTCCAGGACGCCTACTCGGTGCGCTGCGCCCCGCAGGTCGCCGGCGCCGGCCGCGACACCCTCGCGCACGCCGCCCTGGTCGCCTCCCGCGAACTGGCCTCCGCCGTCGACAACCCGGTCGTCCTGCCCGACGGCCGCGTCGAGTCCAACGGCAACTTCCACGGCGCGCCCGTCGCCTACGTCCTGGACTTCCTCGCCATCGCCGCCGCCGACCTCGGCTCCATCGCCGAGCGGCGCACCGACCGGCTCCTGGACAAGAACCGCTCGCACGGCCTGCCGCCCTTCCTCGCGGAGGACGCCGGCGTCGACTCCGGGCTGATGATCGCCCAGTACACGCAGGCCGCCCTGGTCAGCGAGATGAAGCGGCTCGCCGTCCCCGCCTCCGCCGACTCCATCCCGTCCTCCGCCATGCAGGAGGACCACGTCTCGATGGGCTGGTCGGCCGCGCGCAAGCTCCGCACCGCCGTCGACAACCTGTCCCGCGTCATCGCCATCGAGCTGTACGCGGCCACCCGCGCCATCGAGCTGCGCCACGGGCTCACCGCGGCCCCCGCCAGCCTCGCCGCCATCGAGGCCGCCCGCGCGGCCGGCATCGGCGGCCCCGGCCCGGACCGCTTCCTCGCGCCCGACCTGGCCGCCGCCGACGCGTTCGTCCGCTCCGGCGCCCTGGTCGCCGCGGTCGAGGCCGTGACCGGCCCGCTCGCCTGA
- a CDS encoding acyl-CoA carboxylase epsilon subunit, giving the protein MVIKVVKGNPTPEELAAALAVVRARAAALASAPSEAPRAADAWSAPDRVARRTLPHPGPGAWARTYWPGRG; this is encoded by the coding sequence GTGGTGATCAAGGTCGTCAAGGGGAACCCGACCCCGGAGGAGCTGGCCGCCGCACTGGCGGTGGTCCGGGCGCGCGCGGCGGCGCTGGCGTCGGCGCCGTCGGAGGCGCCCCGGGCAGCCGACGCCTGGTCGGCGCCGGACCGGGTGGCGCGGCGCACCCTGCCGCACCCCGGTCCGGGCGCCTGGGCCCGCACCTACTGGCCCGGTCGGGGCTGA
- a CDS encoding helix-turn-helix domain-containing protein encodes MDQLDPRSELGEFLRSRRARLRPADVGLPDHTRYRRVPGLRREELAHLAGVSVAYYTRLEQGHGQNVSAEVLDAIARALRLDGTETAHLRQLARPRPRRRRQAHRPQRVRPELRTLLDAMDGVPAYLVGHRQDVIGWNRLAAAVFGDFGALPAQERNLVRMVFLDPATAELYADWECRACEVVSNLRMYAGRNPDDEQLTALVGELSVKNEEFRRLWAAHTVADKTHGVKRLRHPLVGALELSFETLALPDDCDQRLVVYHAAPGSASQDALRLLASWSAPSAPSAAPGSAESSASAAPPAATA; translated from the coding sequence ATGGACCAGCTTGATCCGCGTTCCGAGCTCGGCGAGTTCCTCCGCAGCCGGCGCGCCCGGCTGCGCCCGGCGGACGTCGGCCTGCCGGACCACACCCGCTACCGCCGCGTGCCCGGCCTGCGCCGCGAGGAACTGGCCCACCTCGCCGGGGTGTCGGTGGCGTACTACACGCGCCTGGAGCAGGGCCACGGGCAGAACGTGTCCGCCGAGGTGCTCGACGCGATCGCGCGGGCGCTGCGCCTGGACGGCACCGAGACCGCCCACCTGCGCCAGCTCGCCCGGCCGCGGCCCCGCCGCCGCCGGCAGGCGCACCGGCCGCAGCGGGTGCGCCCCGAGCTGCGGACGCTGCTCGACGCGATGGACGGGGTCCCGGCGTACCTGGTCGGGCACCGGCAGGACGTCATCGGCTGGAACCGGCTCGCGGCGGCCGTGTTCGGCGACTTCGGCGCGCTGCCGGCGCAGGAGCGCAACCTGGTGCGGATGGTGTTCCTGGACCCGGCCACGGCCGAGCTGTACGCGGACTGGGAGTGCCGGGCCTGCGAGGTCGTCAGCAACCTGCGCATGTACGCGGGACGGAACCCCGACGACGAGCAGCTGACCGCGCTGGTCGGCGAGCTGTCGGTGAAGAACGAGGAGTTCCGCCGGCTGTGGGCGGCGCACACGGTGGCGGACAAGACGCACGGCGTGAAGCGGCTGCGGCATCCGCTGGTCGGGGCGCTGGAGCTGTCGTTCGAGACGCTGGCCCTGCCCGACGACTGCGACCAGCGGCTGGTCGTCTACCACGCCGCGCCCGGGTCGGCGTCGCAGGACGCGCTGCGGCTGCTGGCGTCCTGGTCGGCCCCGTCGGCTCCGTCGGCCGCGCCCGGCTCTGCGGAGTCTTCCGCGTCCGCCGCCCCGCCGGCCGCCACAGCTTGA
- a CDS encoding acyl-CoA carboxylase subunit beta, giving the protein MSQPSEPIDIHTTAGKIADLQRRIDEATHAGSARAVEKQHAKGKLTARERIALLLDEGSFVELDEFARHRSTNFGLEKTRPYGDGVVTGYGTVDGRPVAVFSQDFTVFGGALGEVYGQKIIKVMDFALKTGCPVVGINDSGGARIQEGVSALGMYGEIFRRNVHASGVIPQISLVVGPCAGGAVYSPAITDFTVMVDQTSHMFITGPDVIKTVTGEDVGFEELGGARTHNATSGVAHHMAGDEKDAVEYVKSLLSYLPSNNLSEPPAFPEEADTAVSETDLELDVLIPDSANQPYDMHTVIEHVVDEGEFLETQSLFAPNILTGFGRVEGHPVGIVANQPMQFAGCLDIDASEKAARFVRTCDAFNIPVLTFVDVPGFLPGTDQEYNGIIRRGAKLIYAYAEATVPLITVITRKAFGGAYDVMGSKHLGADLNIAWPTAQIAVMGAQGAVNILHRRTLAEAEAAGEDVEAVRARLIGEYEDTLLNPYTAAERGYIDAVAMPSETRAHIVKGLRQLRTKRESLPPKKHGNIPL; this is encoded by the coding sequence ATGTCACAACCCTCCGAGCCGATCGACATCCACACCACCGCGGGCAAGATCGCGGACCTGCAGCGCCGTATCGACGAGGCCACCCACGCCGGCTCCGCCCGGGCCGTGGAGAAGCAGCACGCCAAGGGCAAACTGACGGCCCGCGAGCGGATCGCCCTGCTGCTGGACGAGGGCTCCTTCGTGGAGCTGGACGAGTTCGCCCGGCACCGGTCGACCAACTTCGGCCTGGAGAAGACCCGCCCGTACGGCGACGGCGTCGTCACGGGCTACGGCACGGTCGACGGCCGCCCCGTGGCCGTGTTCTCGCAGGACTTCACGGTCTTCGGCGGCGCCCTGGGCGAGGTCTACGGCCAGAAGATCATCAAGGTGATGGACTTCGCCCTGAAGACGGGCTGCCCCGTCGTCGGCATCAACGACTCCGGCGGCGCCCGCATCCAGGAGGGCGTCAGCGCGCTCGGCATGTACGGCGAGATCTTCCGCCGCAACGTGCACGCGTCGGGCGTCATCCCGCAGATCAGCCTGGTCGTCGGGCCGTGCGCAGGCGGCGCCGTGTACTCGCCGGCCATCACCGACTTCACCGTGATGGTCGACCAGACCTCGCACATGTTCATCACCGGCCCGGACGTCATCAAGACGGTCACCGGCGAGGACGTCGGCTTCGAGGAGCTCGGCGGCGCCCGCACCCACAACGCCACCTCGGGTGTGGCCCACCACATGGCGGGCGACGAGAAGGACGCCGTCGAGTACGTCAAGTCGCTGCTGTCCTACCTGCCGTCGAACAACCTCTCGGAGCCGCCGGCCTTCCCGGAGGAGGCCGACACCGCGGTCTCGGAGACGGACCTCGAACTGGACGTGCTGATCCCGGACAGCGCGAACCAGCCGTACGACATGCACACCGTCATCGAGCACGTCGTCGACGAGGGCGAGTTCCTGGAGACGCAGTCGCTGTTCGCGCCGAACATCCTGACCGGCTTCGGCCGCGTCGAGGGGCACCCCGTCGGCATCGTCGCCAACCAGCCGATGCAGTTCGCGGGCTGCCTCGACATCGACGCCTCCGAGAAGGCCGCCCGGTTCGTGCGGACCTGCGACGCCTTCAACATCCCGGTGCTGACGTTCGTGGACGTGCCGGGCTTCCTGCCGGGCACCGACCAGGAGTACAACGGCATCATCCGGCGCGGCGCGAAGCTGATCTACGCGTACGCCGAGGCCACCGTCCCCCTGATCACGGTCATCACCCGCAAGGCCTTCGGCGGCGCCTACGACGTCATGGGCTCCAAGCACCTCGGCGCGGACCTGAACATCGCCTGGCCCACCGCCCAGATCGCGGTCATGGGCGCCCAGGGCGCCGTCAACATCCTGCACCGCCGCACCCTCGCCGAGGCCGAGGCCGCCGGGGAGGACGTCGAGGCGGTCCGGGCCCGGCTGATCGGCGAGTACGAGGACACCCTCCTCAACCCGTACACCGCCGCCGAGCGCGGCTACATCGACGCGGTGGCGATGCCGTCGGAGACCCGGGCGCACATCGTGAAGGGGCTGCGCCAGCTCCGCACCAAGCGGGAGTCGCTGCCGCCGAAGAAGCACGGCAACATCCCCCTCTAG
- the mmpB gene encoding morphogenic membrane protein MmpB, translated as MLWSDPENEPPEDMRDAQAMVRRMTVVVVLAMAVVVYVLGVGH; from the coding sequence ATGCTGTGGTCTGACCCGGAGAACGAGCCGCCCGAGGACATGCGCGACGCGCAGGCGATGGTCCGCCGGATGACCGTCGTGGTCGTCCTGGCCATGGCGGTCGTCGTGTACGTGCTGGGCGTGGGCCACTAG
- a CDS encoding biotin--[acetyl-CoA-carboxylase] ligase has translation MTPSDAPGGASSGAPSDRWSSLDRPPLNTAALRRALTAGGGLWTSVEVVPSTGSTNTDLAARAGGLPEGAVLVAEEQTAGRGRLDRSWVAPARSGLFFSVLLKPGPAVPQERWGWLTLLAGVAAAAALERTAGVDASLKWPNDLLVAVDGQERKAAGILAERTADGVVIGIGLNVSLTREELPVPEAGSLLLAKAAVTDREPLLKAVLRSLEQSYADWRAAAGDPAASGLLEAYAARCATLGREVRAELPGGRTLTGTAEAVDAEGRLVLRATDGSREAVGAGDVVHLRPAG, from the coding sequence ATGACGCCATCCGATGCCCCAGGCGGGGCTTCCTCCGGGGCCCCTTCCGACCGCTGGTCGAGCCTCGACCGGCCGCCGCTGAACACCGCCGCACTCCGGCGCGCCCTGACCGCCGGCGGAGGCCTGTGGACCTCCGTGGAGGTCGTCCCCAGCACCGGCTCCACCAACACCGACCTTGCGGCCCGCGCCGGCGGCCTGCCCGAGGGCGCCGTCCTCGTCGCCGAGGAGCAGACCGCCGGCCGGGGCCGCCTGGACCGCAGCTGGGTGGCGCCCGCCCGCTCCGGGCTGTTCTTCTCCGTCCTCCTCAAGCCCGGCCCGGCCGTCCCGCAGGAGCGCTGGGGCTGGCTGACGCTCCTGGCCGGCGTGGCCGCCGCGGCCGCACTGGAGCGGACCGCCGGCGTGGACGCCTCCCTCAAATGGCCCAACGACCTGCTGGTCGCCGTCGACGGCCAGGAGCGCAAGGCCGCCGGGATCCTCGCCGAGCGGACCGCGGACGGCGTCGTCATCGGCATCGGCCTCAACGTCAGCCTGACCCGCGAGGAGCTGCCCGTACCCGAGGCCGGCTCGCTGCTGCTGGCCAAGGCCGCCGTCACCGACCGCGAGCCGCTGCTGAAGGCCGTACTGCGCTCCCTGGAGCAGTCGTACGCCGACTGGCGCGCCGCCGCGGGCGACCCGGCCGCCTCCGGCCTGCTGGAGGCGTACGCCGCCCGCTGCGCCACCCTCGGCCGCGAGGTGCGGGCCGAGCTGCCCGGCGGGCGCACGCTCACCGGAACGGCCGAGGCGGTCGACGCGGAAGGACGGCTCGTCCTGCGCGCCACGGACGGCTCCCGCGAGGCCGTGGGGGCCGGGGACGTGGTGCACCTGAGGCCCGCGGGGTGA
- a CDS encoding enoyl-CoA hydratase/isomerase family protein gives MSVESEFVSVRRHGGDGVVELVLDRPKAMNAVSTAMARAIGAACAELSADPSARVVVLTSAAERAFCVGADLKERNSLSDAELVRQRPTTRGAYGGVLELPMPTIAAVHGFALGGGFELALACDVIVADETAVVGLPEVSVGVIPGGGGTQLLPRRVGAARAAELIFTARRVEAAEALSLGLVDSLVPAGRAREEALELAGRMAANSPVGLRAAKRALRLGHGMDLAAGLEIEDAAWRTVAFSGDRAEGVAAFNEKRRPNWPGV, from the coding sequence GTGTCGGTGGAGTCGGAGTTCGTATCGGTACGTCGGCACGGCGGCGACGGGGTCGTGGAGCTGGTCCTGGACCGCCCGAAGGCGATGAACGCGGTCTCGACCGCCATGGCGCGCGCGATCGGCGCCGCCTGCGCCGAGCTGTCGGCCGACCCCTCCGCCCGCGTCGTCGTCCTCACCTCGGCCGCCGAGCGGGCCTTCTGCGTGGGAGCCGACCTCAAGGAGCGCAACTCCCTCTCCGACGCCGAGCTGGTGCGGCAGCGGCCGACCACGCGCGGCGCGTACGGGGGCGTGCTGGAGCTGCCCATGCCGACGATCGCCGCGGTGCACGGCTTCGCGCTCGGCGGCGGCTTCGAGCTGGCCCTGGCCTGCGACGTGATCGTGGCGGACGAGACGGCCGTGGTCGGCCTGCCCGAGGTGTCCGTCGGCGTGATCCCGGGCGGCGGCGGCACGCAGCTGCTGCCCCGGCGCGTCGGCGCGGCCCGGGCCGCGGAGCTGATCTTCACGGCGCGGCGGGTGGAGGCCGCCGAGGCGCTCTCGCTGGGCCTGGTGGACTCCCTCGTCCCGGCGGGCCGGGCGCGGGAGGAGGCCCTGGAGCTGGCGGGCCGGATGGCGGCGAACTCGCCGGTGGGGCTGCGGGCCGCCAAGCGGGCGCTGCGGCTGGGCCACGGCATGGACCTGGCGGCCGGCCTGGAGATCGAGGACGCGGCCTGGCGGACGGTGGCCTTCTCCGGCGACCGGGCCGAGGGCGTGGCGGCGTTCAACGAGAAGCGGCGCCCGAACTGGCCCGGCGTCTGA
- a CDS encoding L,D-transpeptidase: protein MEWRVRTDSKLRRRSMGAISALLGGVLMLTACTGGDEKAGGGDANKSQSEVDAAAAKDASKAKITITPKDGTDNASLDSTAVSVADGTLTAVELKTSEGAAVAGKIAADGKSWKPEAPLKRSTKYALSATAKDESGKEAHENASFSTVSPENSFIGSFVPEDGQTVGVGMPVSITFNKPIKDKKAVQSAINVTSSSGQEVVGHWFSAQRLDFRPEKYWQAGSTVTMKMALDGVQGAPGVQGVQNRTVTFKVGRSQVSTVDVKTKKMTVTRDGAVIKTIPISAGSPATPTYNGQMVISEKFKETRMNGATVGFTDADGKGEYDIKDVPHAMRLSTSGTFLHGNYWGADSIFGSVNTSHGCVGLNDVKGAGDPNQPAAWFYDNSLIGDVVTVVNSPDKTIKPDNGLNGWNLGWADWKAGSAV from the coding sequence ATGGAGTGGCGTGTGAGGACGGACAGCAAGCTGCGGAGAAGGTCCATGGGGGCCATATCCGCCCTGCTCGGCGGCGTACTGATGCTCACGGCGTGCACCGGCGGCGACGAGAAGGCGGGCGGCGGGGACGCGAACAAGTCCCAGTCCGAGGTCGACGCGGCGGCCGCCAAGGACGCGTCGAAGGCGAAGATCACGATCACGCCGAAGGACGGCACGGACAACGCGAGCCTGGACTCGACCGCCGTCTCCGTCGCCGACGGCACGCTGACGGCGGTCGAGCTGAAGACCTCCGAGGGCGCCGCGGTGGCCGGCAAGATCGCCGCCGACGGCAAGAGCTGGAAGCCGGAGGCGCCGCTGAAGCGCTCCACGAAGTACGCGCTCTCGGCGACCGCGAAGGACGAGAGCGGCAAGGAGGCGCACGAGAACGCCTCCTTCAGCACCGTCTCGCCGGAGAACAGCTTCATCGGCTCCTTCGTGCCGGAGGACGGCCAGACCGTCGGCGTCGGCATGCCGGTCTCGATCACCTTCAACAAGCCGATCAAGGACAAGAAGGCGGTCCAGTCCGCGATCAACGTCACCTCCAGCTCGGGCCAGGAGGTCGTCGGCCACTGGTTCAGCGCCCAGCGCCTGGACTTCCGCCCGGAGAAGTACTGGCAGGCGGGCTCCACCGTCACCATGAAGATGGCGCTTGACGGCGTGCAGGGCGCTCCCGGCGTCCAGGGTGTGCAGAACCGCACGGTCACCTTCAAGGTCGGCCGGAGCCAGGTCTCCACCGTCGACGTGAAGACGAAGAAGATGACGGTGACCCGGGACGGCGCGGTCATCAAGACCATCCCGATCTCCGCGGGCTCCCCGGCGACGCCGACGTACAACGGCCAGATGGTGATCTCCGAGAAGTTCAAGGAGACCCGGATGAACGGCGCCACCGTCGGCTTCACCGACGCAGACGGCAAGGGCGAGTACGACATCAAGGACGTCCCGCACGCCATGCGGCTGTCCACCTCCGGCACGTTCCTCCACGGGAACTACTGGGGCGCCGACTCGATCTTCGGCAGCGTCAACACCAGCCACGGCTGCGTCGGCCTGAACGACGTCAAGGGCGCGGGCGACCCGAACCAGCCGGCCGCCTGGTTCTACGACAACTCGCTCATCGGCGACGTCGTCACAGTGGTCAACTCCCCGGACAAGACCATCAAGCCCGACAACGGCCTCAACGGCTGGAACCTCGGCTGGGCCGACTGGAAGGCGGGCTCGGCCGTCTGA
- a CDS encoding adenylate/guanylate cyclase domain-containing protein, with amino-acid sequence MTVDDPSSGASSPGDGAPGPGMPIGRDRHTPHHEVDHTAQPTADPLAIRLEQLILGAERRYTPFQAARSAGVSMELASRFWRAMGFADIGQARALTEADVLALRRLAGLVEAGLLSEPMAVQVARSTGQTTARLAEWQIDSFLEGLTEPPEPGMTRTEVTYPLVELLLPELEEFLVYVWRRQLAAATGRVVQAADDEEMVDRRLAVGFADLVGFTRLTRRLEEEQLGELVESFETTSADLVAAHGGRLIKTLGDEVLYVADDAATAAEIALRLIETMEADRLMPELRVGIAFGTVTTRMGDVFGTTVNLASRLTSIAPKDAVLVDGAMAEELGRTGAAPVSEKEAEAELGGGSYRFALQPMWQRPVRGLGVVEPWSLTRRKPKIPG; translated from the coding sequence TTGACCGTCGACGACCCTTCGTCCGGCGCGTCCTCCCCGGGCGACGGCGCCCCCGGCCCGGGGATGCCGATCGGACGCGACCGGCACACTCCCCACCACGAGGTCGACCACACCGCCCAGCCCACGGCGGACCCGCTCGCCATCCGGCTGGAGCAGCTGATCCTCGGCGCGGAGCGCCGGTACACGCCGTTCCAGGCCGCCCGCAGCGCCGGCGTGTCGATGGAGCTCGCCTCCCGCTTCTGGCGGGCGATGGGCTTCGCCGACATCGGGCAGGCCCGCGCCCTGACCGAGGCGGACGTCCTGGCGCTGCGCCGGCTCGCCGGCCTCGTCGAGGCCGGGCTGCTGAGCGAGCCGATGGCCGTCCAGGTGGCCCGCTCGACCGGGCAGACCACCGCCCGGCTGGCCGAATGGCAGATCGACTCCTTCCTGGAGGGGCTCACCGAGCCCCCCGAACCGGGCATGACCCGGACCGAGGTCACCTACCCCCTGGTCGAGCTGCTCCTGCCCGAGCTGGAGGAGTTCCTCGTCTACGTGTGGCGGCGCCAGCTCGCGGCCGCCACCGGCCGGGTCGTCCAGGCCGCCGACGACGAGGAGATGGTCGACCGGCGGCTGGCCGTCGGCTTCGCCGACCTGGTCGGCTTCACCCGGCTCACCCGCCGCCTGGAGGAGGAGCAGCTCGGCGAGCTCGTCGAGTCCTTCGAGACGACCTCCGCGGACCTGGTCGCCGCGCACGGCGGCCGGCTCATCAAGACCCTCGGCGACGAGGTGCTGTACGTCGCCGACGACGCGGCGACGGCCGCCGAGATCGCGCTGCGGCTGATCGAGACCATGGAGGCCGACCGGCTGATGCCCGAGCTGCGCGTCGGCATCGCCTTCGGCACGGTCACCACGCGCATGGGCGACGTCTTCGGGACGACGGTGAACCTCGCCAGCCGGCTCACCTCCATAGCGCCGAAGGACGCCGTCCTGGTGGACGGCGCGATGGCCGAGGAGCTGGGCCGCACGGGCGCCGCACCCGTCTCGGAGAAGGAGGCCGAGGCCGAGCTGGGCGGCGGCTCGTACCGCTTCGCGCTCCAGCCGATGTGGCAGCGGCCGGTGCGCGGCCTGGGCGTCGTGGAGCCCTGGTCGCTGACGCGGCGGAAGCCTAAGATCCCCGGGTAA
- a CDS encoding nucleoside triphosphate pyrophosphatase: protein MAGMTAARTLVLASASPARLNLLRQAGLAPHVIVSNFDEDSLRADSPAELALALAEAKAGVVAAMDEAAGSLVIGCDSVLELDGEALGKPEDAEDATARWKAMRGRSGVLRTGHCIVDTATGRAVSATASTTVRFGEPTDAEVAAYVASGEPLHVAGAFTLDGLSAPFIEGIDGDPGNVIGLSLPLLRSLLGELGVSITDLWA from the coding sequence ATGGCGGGCATGACTGCTGCCCGGACCCTCGTCCTCGCCTCCGCCTCGCCCGCCCGGCTGAACCTGCTGCGGCAGGCCGGGCTTGCCCCGCACGTCATCGTCAGCAACTTCGACGAGGACAGCCTGCGCGCGGACTCCCCGGCGGAGCTGGCGCTCGCCCTGGCCGAGGCCAAGGCGGGCGTCGTGGCCGCCATGGACGAGGCGGCGGGCTCGCTGGTGATCGGCTGCGACTCGGTGCTGGAGCTGGACGGCGAGGCGCTGGGCAAGCCGGAGGACGCCGAGGACGCCACCGCCCGCTGGAAGGCCATGCGCGGCCGGTCCGGCGTCCTGCGCACGGGCCACTGCATCGTCGACACGGCGACGGGGCGCGCGGTCTCGGCCACCGCGTCGACGACGGTCCGCTTCGGCGAGCCGACGGACGCGGAGGTGGCGGCGTACGTGGCGAGCGGCGAGCCGCTGCACGTCGCAGGGGCGTTCACCCTGGACGGGCTGTCGGCGCCGTTCATCGAGGGCATCGACGGCGACCCCGGCAACGTCATCGGGCTGTCGCTGCCGCTGCTGCGCTCCCTGCTCGGCGAACTGGGCGTGTCGATCACCGACTTGTGGGCGTGA